The DNA segment AGGGTTTTGCATGAGCTGCTTCGCCTTGTCGATCCGGTAAGTGGCTAAATAGTCGGAGAAATTAATGCCGAATTCCTGCTTAAACTTACGAGAAATATATTCCCGGCTGACGAAAAAAGCGCTAGCAATATCAAGCAAGGACAGATCATCGTCCATATAGTTCTGCTCAACGTATTTGACGATATCATTAATTGTCCGCTTGTCTTTAGCCTGCCGTTCGTTGATCACGCGAGCCAACTCGCTCATTAAACTATAAGACCAATCCCGCCAGGCGAACAGCGTAAAAGCATAACTGCCCGGGTGGGGAGGCTGATTCAGCCGGTCGCTTTGCTCCAATGCGGTTTCGGCATTCCCGGCGGCATCGCCCAATGTCTCCCGCAGGAGCTGGACGCGAAACTGCATGACCGCAGTTGTCCATTGCTGAAGCTGCTCCGGCGTAATGCCCTCGGTTCGGGCGAGCTCGCTAACCCATTTTTGCGAGGCTTCGGAAATTTGCCCGTCACTTCCGCTAAGGACAGCCATCTTCCATTCCTCTCTAACCGAACTGAAGGTATACTGGCCATGTCTTTCCGCCGAATCGTCGCTTTCTGCTTCAAGTGAATGCACATAGGCGTCGCTCCGCAGCACGTTGCGCCTGGCCAGTGCCATCTTCGCTTCGGCATATTGAGCCGGAAGGCTGTGCGGAAGCTGGCCTGCCAAGCCGATCCCGAAATGCATTCTGCGCTGAAATGTATGGAACAATCCTTCGTTAATGCGGAAAATCAGTTCCTGAATGTTGCAGAATCGCTCCCAGGTCAGAATAATAATTTCCCAGGGAGCACCCCAATACTTGAAGGCGATGCCAGAACGATCTTTGGCGAGGAACTCATTGCAAACATTAATGATGGCAAAGTGCATTAATTCGCTGTTGTTGCCGAATCGCTTGAAGAGCAGCGCATCGCTGGCATCCAGCTGCAGCAGCGATAGCTGTACGGCTTCGGCTTCCATTGGGATGGCACCCTCATTGCGAAGGCGACGAACAGAAGCCTCGGCGGCGCTCTGATCGTCAATAAGGGAGGAGAGCAGCTTCTCCCCGTAAACCGGTTTGAATTCATTCAACTGGATGTTTTGCCGCTGTATGTCGATCCGATCCCGCTCCTCTTCGCGCCATTCCGTCACTGCTTTATGAACCGCGGCATTGATCGCCTCAGCTTCAATCGGCTTTAGGATATAATCGATTCCTCCATGGCGGACGGTGTTGCGGACGAATTCGAAATCGTTGTGACCGCTGACCACGATGAATTTAATGGTATCGGCAAATTCGCTGATCCATTCCATTAGCTCCATGCCGTGTCCGGAGGCCATCATCATGTCCATAATGACAAGTTCTGGGCGGGACTTGCGGATGAGCTCCATCGCCTCGTTGCCGCTTCCGGCCTCCAGAATTTCATTGATGCCGTGGGCATCCCAATCTACGAGAAGATGGACAGCCTTACGGACTCTGGCTTCATCATCTACA comes from the Paenibacillus lentus genome and includes:
- a CDS encoding response regulator transcription factor; translation: MKALIVDDEARVRKAVHLLVDWDAHGINEILEAGSGNEAMELIRKSRPELVIMDMMMASGHGMELMEWISEFADTIKFIVVSGHNDFEFVRNTVRHGGIDYILKPIEAEAINAAVHKAVTEWREEERDRIDIQRQNIQLNEFKPVYGEKLLSSLIDDQSAAEASVRRLRNEGAIPMEAEAVQLSLLQLDASDALLFKRFGNNSELMHFAIINVCNEFLAKDRSGIAFKYWGAPWEIIILTWERFCNIQELIFRINEGLFHTFQRRMHFGIGLAGQLPHSLPAQYAEAKMALARRNVLRSDAYVHSLEAESDDSAERHGQYTFSSVREEWKMAVLSGSDGQISEASQKWVSELARTEGITPEQLQQWTTAVMQFRVQLLRETLGDAAGNAETALEQSDRLNQPPHPGSYAFTLFAWRDWSYSLMSELARVINERQAKDKRTINDIVKYVEQNYMDDDLSLLDIASAFFVSREYISRKFKQEFGINFSDYLATYRIDKAKQLMQNPHLKISQIAEMVGFRDVKYFSKVFKKQEGVSPKMYRSKLESL